The following DNA comes from Terriglobia bacterium.
TCAGCAGCTTGATCGAATCCTACCGTTACCCTAAGGAAGCCGACCATCCACGCATCCATCTGAAAGATGCCATCGAGTGCCTCGATGTGCTGCGGGCTGTGGTCGCGAGTCATGTGGAGGCCGGGCCGTCCTCGCTCAGCTTCGTCGAGTTTCTAGTTCGGCACCTGCCCCGGAGCGCCAGGGTCGGGCCGGCACAGCCATCCATTATTATCCCGGGTCGATAGCAGCGGCCCCGCTTGCTGCGGAATGAGAGCGTTGAACCTATGGTGCTGGCTCGATTCAATTGCCATCCGGGAAAGCTGGCCGCGGCGGTGGGCCGGTTCCGGAAAAAGAAAGTCCTGGTGCTCGGCGATGTCATGTTGGACCGGTTTGTCTGGGGCTCGGTCAGCCGCATCAGCCCGGAAGCGCCGGTGCCGGTTGTCGAGATCCGGGAGGAAACGGCCTGCCTGGGTGGCGCCGCAAATGTAGCCGCCAACATCAGCAGCCTGGGCGGCGAACCCTTTCCGCTCACGATCGTGGGGAACGATGCGGAGGGCGAACAACTGCGCGCCGGGTTTCGTCAGCTCGGCGCGTCCGTGAGCGGAGTTCTGATCGATAAGGACCGGGCAACCAGCGTCAAAACGCGCATCATCGCGCATCATCAGCAGGTGTGCCGCACCGACCGCGAGGACAGGAGCCCGCTCGCTCCGGAACTGCAGCGCCGAATCGTGGACTGGTTCCGGACCCACCTGGATGCTATGGATGCGGTGGTGGTCTCCGACTACGCCAAAGGATTCATCACGCTTTCGCTCCTGAAAAAGATCCTGCCCCTGGCCAAATCCGCCCAGAAAATCGTCTGCGTCGATCCCAAGTTGAGGAATCTTGCGGCCTATCGGCCTGCCACCGTGATTACCCCCAACCTTGCCGAAGCAGAGCGCGCCGCAGGAATAAACATAAGCGACGAGAAAACCCTGGTGCGGTCCGGCAAAAAAATCCTGCGGCAGACCGGGATCGATCATCTGCTGGTAACACGAGGCGAGCACGGCATGGCTCTCTTCGAAGGGGATTCGAATTCGAAGGTGACACAAATCCCAACGCTTGCGCGTGAGGTGTTCGACGTCACCGGCGCCGGCGATACCGTCATTTCCACCCTTTGTCTCGGCCTGGTCAGCGGTCTGTCAATCCTGGAGGCCGCGATCCTGTCGAACATAGCGGCAGGCATTGTGGTCGGCAAGCTGGGCACGGCCTCGGTAACCCCCGAAGAACTGCTCTCCGGGATCCGTCAGATTTCTGAGCTCTGACTCCTTCGGCTTAACCTGAATTATTCATAAAGCAGAAGCGCACGCCCGTGAAAAGCGACAAAATTGGACGCGGATCAGCGCGAGGCGCTGGCGCCTGCGGCGCGGCAAAAGCTCCTGCACGCCGACCAACACCGAACAGTCGGCGCCGGTCAGCGTTTTTCCGCGTCCAAAACTGCATTTTGGTCGCACATTCATGAATAATCCGGGTCAATCGTCAATTCGTCGACCTCTGCGGAAGTCGGAGGTCGGAAGCCGATTATGCGATGGCTCTGGCGATGGCGAACGCAGCAGCAGCAGCGAGGCCGCCTATTAAAGTTGTCTGGATTGAGCTGCGCAGAGGCTTCGCCCCAGTGAAGTGGCCTTTGATGTAGCCGAACAGCGCCAGCGCACCGATGGTGACTGCCACCGAGACAGTCAGCCCTGTCCCGACATTGGCCAGAAAAATATAGGGGCTGAGGGGAATAAGACCGCCGGCGATATATGCGCCGGCGATCGTGAGCCCGCTGGTCAGGGCGCGGGCGGGGTCCGGCTTTTCGAGGCCGAGTTCGAAACGCATCATGAAATCCACCCAGGCTTTGGGCTTGCGGGTCAGGGCGGCGACAATCGGTTCTGCTTCCTCTGCCGTCAGGCCGTATTTCTCGAGGACCTCGCGGACTTCATTCTGCTCATCCTCCGGGATCTCGCGAACCTCAAGATGTTCACGCGCCTCTTCGCTGGCATAATGTTCCGCGTCACTCCTGGCCGCGAGGTAGCCTCCCAATCCCATTGCGATCGAGCCGGCGGCGATTTCGGCGAAACCCGCAGTGACCACGATGTTTGAGGCCGAGACTGCGCCCGACAGGCCGGCTGCCAGCGCGAAAGGAACCGTCAGTCCATCCGACATTCCGATCACAACATCCCTGACCGTTTCAGAAGCGGTGAAGTGACGCTCGACATGGGGAGTTTGTGGCATAGTCCTCCTTGAGAATCAGTGATGAGCCATCTGATAATCATGAAATATAGTGACAGAAATAAGATTCCCCGCCTCGAAGGGGCAGAAATAGAATAGCACCGGGCGTGAGCCCCATAGGCGTTAACTCAAGGTAACACTCGCTGACGGACCTGGACGTGGACCTAGACTTGGACGTGGACTTGGACCTCGCCCCGGATGTTCTCATGCTCGGCACATTTTCGAGAGCATCCTAACGGCGGAGAGAAGGAGTTCGTCCGCTTCCTGACACTGCCCCGGCCCATGGCATAGAAGCGGCGCTGGTCCGGGCCAGTGCTCTTTCCTGATCCCTCGGTGATATTCAGCGGAATGGAAAGGGATGCACGGCGAAGCTGGT
Coding sequences within:
- a CDS encoding VIT1/CCC1 transporter family protein translates to MPQTPHVERHFTASETVRDVVIGMSDGLTVPFALAAGLSGAVSASNIVVTAGFAEIAAGSIAMGLGGYLAARSDAEHYASEEAREHLEVREIPEDEQNEVREVLEKYGLTAEEAEPIVAALTRKPKAWVDFMMRFELGLEKPDPARALTSGLTIAGAYIAGGLIPLSPYIFLANVGTGLTVSVAVTIGALALFGYIKGHFTGAKPLRSSIQTTLIGGLAAAAAFAIARAIA
- the rfaE1 gene encoding D-glycero-beta-D-manno-heptose-7-phosphate kinase, which gives rise to MVLARFNCHPGKLAAAVGRFRKKKVLVLGDVMLDRFVWGSVSRISPEAPVPVVEIREETACLGGAANVAANISSLGGEPFPLTIVGNDAEGEQLRAGFRQLGASVSGVLIDKDRATSVKTRIIAHHQQVCRTDREDRSPLAPELQRRIVDWFRTHLDAMDAVVVSDYAKGFITLSLLKKILPLAKSAQKIVCVDPKLRNLAAYRPATVITPNLAEAERAAGINISDEKTLVRSGKKILRQTGIDHLLVTRGEHGMALFEGDSNSKVTQIPTLAREVFDVTGAGDTVISTLCLGLVSGLSILEAAILSNIAAGIVVGKLGTASVTPEELLSGIRQISEL
- a CDS encoding four helix bundle protein, whose translation is MRKLDVYQAAVRFLPFAAGIADSLPPRYPAMSYQLRRASLSIPLNITEGSGKSTGPDQRRFYAMGRGSVRKRTNSFSPPLGCSRKCAEHENIRGEVQVHVQV